The following proteins come from a genomic window of Paramisgurnus dabryanus chromosome 19, PD_genome_1.1, whole genome shotgun sequence:
- the LOC135780025 gene encoding cyclic GMP-AMP synthase isoform X2, protein MERQRNPNDVLVSPELDRMIRQRGRDLRLRKTDQQQAVKLVNHLIDSLVDFLKNNEDQAFFKEVSVLTSGSYYEMVKINKPNEFDIMLKFKVPRLTFSSLEDYNGVFYKVKLYKPTRLNIQNFLLEDDLTISATKIKKEMHRLVRKFISNYKGEGCWIIHRSQMTSPAVTLELKPKNEEADVLSVDIVPALEVPQGWPQAARAGPDIDRWLGKRCRRNFTSKAVYFVPKGPKAKNLKDEDKESWRISFSHIEKEMIQYHGNKRTCCEGPSNKCCRKLCLRLLKCLIEGLKQHHPKELDALCSYHGKTAFFHTLSVRAQDSLWSPGQVSVCFMKLFGDFERCAQSGTLFHFFVRDHNLFSPPAFPKRSLVFLTNALKEQRESGFPVLRMPSPAFALVPDKSPVICPNSINGTESIADSKHYCRQLSLVCVVVVIGYLFSSFGLSFFR, encoded by the exons ATGGAAAGACAGAGAAATCCAA ATGATGTCCTTGTTTCCCCTGAGCTGGACCGCATGATCAGGCAGAGAGGCAGAGACCTTCGCCTGCGTAAGACTGACCAACAACAAGCTGTGAAACTTGTCAATCATCTGATTGATAGCCTAGTGGATTTCCTTAAAAACAATGAAGATCAGGCCTTTTTCAAAGAGGTCTCTGTTCTCACCAGTGGCAGCTACTATGAGATGGTGAAG ATCAACAAACCCAACGAGTTTGACATTATGCTGAAATTTAAAGTACCAAGGCTTACGTTTTCCAGTCTTGAAGATTATAATGGAGTGTTTTATAAGGTGAAGCTTTACAAACCCACACGTTTGAATATCCAGAACTTTCTTTTGGAAGACGACTTAACTATCTCAGCAACCAAAATCAAAAAAGAAATGCATCGTTTGGTCCGTAAATTCATTAGCAACTATAAAG GTGAGGGTTGCTGGATAATACACAGATCACAAATGACCTCCCCTGCAGTAACTCTTGAATTAAAACCCAAAAATGAAGAAGCGGATGTATTGTCTGTAGACATTGTGCCTGCCCTTGAGGTGCCACAGGGTTGGCCACAAGCTGCACGGGCAGGTCCAGATATTGACAGGTGGCTTGGAAAGCGATGTCGCCGCAACTTCACCAGTAAGGCCGTTTACTTTGTCCCAAAGGGACCAAAAGCGAAAAACCTCAAAGATGAGGACAAAG AGAGCTGGCGGATATCCTTCTCTCACATTGAGAAAGAGATGATCCAGTATCATGGAAATAAACGAACATGTTGTGAGGGTCCTTCCAATAAGTGTTGCCG GAAACTTTGCTTACGACTTCTCAAGTGTCTAATTGAGGGACTGAAGCAGCATCATCCCAAAGAGCTTGATGCACTGTGCTCATACCATGGTAAAACAGCCTTCTTCCACACGCTGTCAGTCAGAGCGCAGGACTCTCTTTGGTCTCCTGGTCAGGTGTCCGTCTGCTTCATGAAGCTTTTTGGAGACTTTGAACGATGTGCACAAAGTGGTACACTGTTTCACTTCTTTGTTCGCGATCATAATCTTTTCTCTCCGCCTGCCTTTCCGAAGCGGAGTCTTGTGTTTCTGACAAATGCTCTGAAGGAGCAAAGAGAATCAGGTTTTCCTGTTTTGAGGATGCCAAGTCCTGCCTTTGCTCTTGTTCCTGACAAAAGCCCTGTAATTTGTCCAAATTCAATCAATGGCACAGAAAGTATTGCAGACTCCAAGCATTATTGTAGGCAATTGAGTTTAGTATGTGTTGTTGTGGTAATTGGATATTTATTTAGTAGCTTTGGATTGTCATTTTTCAGATAG
- the LOC135780025 gene encoding cyclic GMP-AMP synthase isoform X3 yields MIRQRGRDLRLRKTDQQQAVKLVNHLIDSLVDFLKNNEDQAFFKEVSVLTSGSYYEMVKINKPNEFDIMLKFKVPRLTFSSLEDYNGVFYKVKLYKPTRLNIQNFLLEDDLTISATKIKKEMHRLVRKFISNYKGEGCWIIHRSQMTSPAVTLELKPKNEEADVLSVDIVPALEVPQGWPQAARAGPDIDRWLGKRCRRNFTSKAVYFVPKGPKAKNLKDEDKESWRISFSHIEKEMIQYHGNKRTCCEGPSNKCCRKLCLRLLKCLIEGLKQHHPKELDALCSYHGKTAFFHTLSVRAQDSLWSPGQVSVCFMKLFGDFERCAQSGTLFHFFVRDHNLFSPPAFPKRSLVFLTNALKEQRESGFPVLRMPSPAFALVPDKSPVICPNSINGTESIADSKHYCRQLSLVCVVVVIGYLFSSFGLSFFR; encoded by the exons ATGATCAGGCAGAGAGGCAGAGACCTTCGCCTGCGTAAGACTGACCAACAACAAGCTGTGAAACTTGTCAATCATCTGATTGATAGCCTAGTGGATTTCCTTAAAAACAATGAAGATCAGGCCTTTTTCAAAGAGGTCTCTGTTCTCACCAGTGGCAGCTACTATGAGATGGTGAAG ATCAACAAACCCAACGAGTTTGACATTATGCTGAAATTTAAAGTACCAAGGCTTACGTTTTCCAGTCTTGAAGATTATAATGGAGTGTTTTATAAGGTGAAGCTTTACAAACCCACACGTTTGAATATCCAGAACTTTCTTTTGGAAGACGACTTAACTATCTCAGCAACCAAAATCAAAAAAGAAATGCATCGTTTGGTCCGTAAATTCATTAGCAACTATAAAG GTGAGGGTTGCTGGATAATACACAGATCACAAATGACCTCCCCTGCAGTAACTCTTGAATTAAAACCCAAAAATGAAGAAGCGGATGTATTGTCTGTAGACATTGTGCCTGCCCTTGAGGTGCCACAGGGTTGGCCACAAGCTGCACGGGCAGGTCCAGATATTGACAGGTGGCTTGGAAAGCGATGTCGCCGCAACTTCACCAGTAAGGCCGTTTACTTTGTCCCAAAGGGACCAAAAGCGAAAAACCTCAAAGATGAGGACAAAG AGAGCTGGCGGATATCCTTCTCTCACATTGAGAAAGAGATGATCCAGTATCATGGAAATAAACGAACATGTTGTGAGGGTCCTTCCAATAAGTGTTGCCG GAAACTTTGCTTACGACTTCTCAAGTGTCTAATTGAGGGACTGAAGCAGCATCATCCCAAAGAGCTTGATGCACTGTGCTCATACCATGGTAAAACAGCCTTCTTCCACACGCTGTCAGTCAGAGCGCAGGACTCTCTTTGGTCTCCTGGTCAGGTGTCCGTCTGCTTCATGAAGCTTTTTGGAGACTTTGAACGATGTGCACAAAGTGGTACACTGTTTCACTTCTTTGTTCGCGATCATAATCTTTTCTCTCCGCCTGCCTTTCCGAAGCGGAGTCTTGTGTTTCTGACAAATGCTCTGAAGGAGCAAAGAGAATCAGGTTTTCCTGTTTTGAGGATGCCAAGTCCTGCCTTTGCTCTTGTTCCTGACAAAAGCCCTGTAATTTGTCCAAATTCAATCAATGGCACAGAAAGTATTGCAGACTCCAAGCATTATTGTAGGCAATTGAGTTTAGTATGTGTTGTTGTGGTAATTGGATATTTATTTAGTAGCTTTGGATTGTCATTTTTCAGATAG
- the rpl11 gene encoding large ribosomal subunit protein uL5 codes for MADQGEKKENPMKELRIRKLCLNICVGESGDRLTRAAKVLEQLTGQTPVFSKARYTVRSFGIRRNEKIAVHCTVRGAKAEEILEKGLKVREYELRKNNFSDTGNFGFGIQEHIDLGIKYDPSIGIYGLDFYVVLGRPGFSIADKKRKTGRIGAKHRIRKEEAMRWFQQKYDGIILPGK; via the exons ATGGCG GACCAGGGTGAGAAGAAGGAGAACCCTATGAAGGAGCTGCGCATCCGCAAGCTCTGCCTGAACATCTGTGTGGGTGAAAGCGGTGACAGACTGACCCGAGCTGCTAAAGTGCTGGAACAGCTCACGGGACAGACTCCTGTCTTCTCCAAGG CCCGCTATACAGTGAGATCCTTTGGTATTCGTAGAAATGAAAAGATTGCAGTCCACTGCACTGTTCGTGGTGCCAAGGCTGAGGAGATTCTCGAGAAGGGACTGAAG GTGCGTGAGTACGAGTTGAGAAAGAACAACTTTTCAGACACGGGAAACTTTGGCTTTGGTATCCAAGAACACATTGATTTGGGCATCAAGTATGACCCCAGCATTGGTATCTACGGCTTGGACTTCTACGTG GTTCTTGGTAGACCCGGTTTCAGCATTGCTGACAAGAAGAGGAAGACGGGCCGCATTGGCGCCAAGCACCGTATCCGCAAGGAGGAGGCTATGCGCTGGTTCCAACAGAAG TATGATGGCATCATCCTCCCTGGGAAGTAA
- the LOC135780025 gene encoding cyclic GMP-AMP synthase isoform X1, whose protein sequence is MERQRNPTSRGTTVDDVLVSPELDRMIRQRGRDLRLRKTDQQQAVKLVNHLIDSLVDFLKNNEDQAFFKEVSVLTSGSYYEMVKINKPNEFDIMLKFKVPRLTFSSLEDYNGVFYKVKLYKPTRLNIQNFLLEDDLTISATKIKKEMHRLVRKFISNYKGEGCWIIHRSQMTSPAVTLELKPKNEEADVLSVDIVPALEVPQGWPQAARAGPDIDRWLGKRCRRNFTSKAVYFVPKGPKAKNLKDEDKESWRISFSHIEKEMIQYHGNKRTCCEGPSNKCCRKLCLRLLKCLIEGLKQHHPKELDALCSYHGKTAFFHTLSVRAQDSLWSPGQVSVCFMKLFGDFERCAQSGTLFHFFVRDHNLFSPPAFPKRSLVFLTNALKEQRESGFPVLRMPSPAFALVPDKSPVICPNSINGTESIADSKHYCRQLSLVCVVVVIGYLFSSFGLSFFR, encoded by the exons ATGGAAAGACAGAGAAATCCAA CTTCCCGTGGAACTACTGTAGATGATGTCCTTGTTTCCCCTGAGCTGGACCGCATGATCAGGCAGAGAGGCAGAGACCTTCGCCTGCGTAAGACTGACCAACAACAAGCTGTGAAACTTGTCAATCATCTGATTGATAGCCTAGTGGATTTCCTTAAAAACAATGAAGATCAGGCCTTTTTCAAAGAGGTCTCTGTTCTCACCAGTGGCAGCTACTATGAGATGGTGAAG ATCAACAAACCCAACGAGTTTGACATTATGCTGAAATTTAAAGTACCAAGGCTTACGTTTTCCAGTCTTGAAGATTATAATGGAGTGTTTTATAAGGTGAAGCTTTACAAACCCACACGTTTGAATATCCAGAACTTTCTTTTGGAAGACGACTTAACTATCTCAGCAACCAAAATCAAAAAAGAAATGCATCGTTTGGTCCGTAAATTCATTAGCAACTATAAAG GTGAGGGTTGCTGGATAATACACAGATCACAAATGACCTCCCCTGCAGTAACTCTTGAATTAAAACCCAAAAATGAAGAAGCGGATGTATTGTCTGTAGACATTGTGCCTGCCCTTGAGGTGCCACAGGGTTGGCCACAAGCTGCACGGGCAGGTCCAGATATTGACAGGTGGCTTGGAAAGCGATGTCGCCGCAACTTCACCAGTAAGGCCGTTTACTTTGTCCCAAAGGGACCAAAAGCGAAAAACCTCAAAGATGAGGACAAAG AGAGCTGGCGGATATCCTTCTCTCACATTGAGAAAGAGATGATCCAGTATCATGGAAATAAACGAACATGTTGTGAGGGTCCTTCCAATAAGTGTTGCCG GAAACTTTGCTTACGACTTCTCAAGTGTCTAATTGAGGGACTGAAGCAGCATCATCCCAAAGAGCTTGATGCACTGTGCTCATACCATGGTAAAACAGCCTTCTTCCACACGCTGTCAGTCAGAGCGCAGGACTCTCTTTGGTCTCCTGGTCAGGTGTCCGTCTGCTTCATGAAGCTTTTTGGAGACTTTGAACGATGTGCACAAAGTGGTACACTGTTTCACTTCTTTGTTCGCGATCATAATCTTTTCTCTCCGCCTGCCTTTCCGAAGCGGAGTCTTGTGTTTCTGACAAATGCTCTGAAGGAGCAAAGAGAATCAGGTTTTCCTGTTTTGAGGATGCCAAGTCCTGCCTTTGCTCTTGTTCCTGACAAAAGCCCTGTAATTTGTCCAAATTCAATCAATGGCACAGAAAGTATTGCAGACTCCAAGCATTATTGTAGGCAATTGAGTTTAGTATGTGTTGTTGTGGTAATTGGATATTTATTTAGTAGCTTTGGATTGTCATTTTTCAGATAG